In Janthinobacterium agaricidamnosum NBRC 102515 = DSM 9628, the DNA window GCCGCGGCGCCGCGGCGCAGTAATCGTGGTCGAAGCGGGCCAGCGCCTGGCGGTAGGCGCTGTCGCTGCCGGACCAGCGCGCCAGTCCGGCGCTGCGATGCAGCACGCGCTGGCCGGACGAGGGCGGCTGCGCCGGCGGCTGGTCGTCGGGCAGCGCCGGACGCAAGCCGAGCACCCGCGCGATTTCATGCGACAGCGCATGCCAGTCGACCGGCTTGGTCGCAAACCCATCCATGCCGGCGGCGCGGCTGGCCTTGCGGTGCGCCGCCAGCACGCTGGCGGTCATGGCCACCACCGGCACCCGGGGCGCGCCGTCGCGCAAGGCGGCACGGATTGCCTGGGTCGCCTCCAAACCATCCATGTGCGGCATTTGCAAGTCCATCAGGATCGCGTCGTAGCGCACCGCGCCAGCCATGCGCACCGCCAGCGCGCCGTCGGCGGCGGTGTCGACGCTGTGGCCGTGCTTGCGCAACAGCAGGCACAGCAGTTCGAGGTTTTGCGGCACATCGTCGGCCACCAGGATGCGCAGCGGCGGCAAGTCGAACGGCTGTTGCTGATCCTGGCGGTAGCTGTGCGGCGTATTGCGGGCCGCTTCCAGCGGCAGCAGCACATGGAAGGCGGTGCCGAATCCGGCCTGGCTGTCGGCCCAGATCTTGCCCTGCATCAGCGTCACCAATTGCCGGCTGATGGTGGTGCCCAGGCCGGTGCCGCCGAAGCGCCGGGTAGTCGAATTATCGGCTTGCACGAAGGGATCGAAAATCGCTTCGAGCCGGTCCGGCGGAATGCCGATGCCGGTGTCTTGCACCACGATATGCAATTGTTCGCCTTCTACTTGCGCGCTCAGCGTCACGCTGCCGGAAGTGGTGAACTTGATGGCATTGTCGAGCAAGTTGCTGATCACTTGCCGCAGGCGCAATTCGTCGCCGTATACATTGACCGGCAGCAACGGGTCGTAGCGCAGCTCCATCGCCAGGCCCTTGTTGCGGGCATTGCCGCCGAAGGTGGACGACAGTTCGTCGAGCAGCGCCACCAGATTGTAGTCGTCCAGTTCCAGTTCCACCGCGCCCTTGTCGAGCTTGGCAGTGTCGAGGATTTCATTGAGCAGGCGCAGCAGCGCACGTCCGGCCTGGCGCACCGTATCGAGGTGGCGGCGCTGTTCCGGCAGCAGCGGGGTATCCAGCAACACATCGGTGTAGCCGAGGATGGAATTCATCGGCGTGCGGATTTCATGGCTCATATTGGCGACAAAGCTGGCCCGCGCGGCGGCCGCGTGTTCGGCTTTTTCCTTGGCGTCGCGCAAGTCTTCCTCGATCCGGCGCCGTTCGGT includes these proteins:
- a CDS encoding PAS domain-containing hybrid sensor histidine kinase/response regulator; translated protein: MXXXFISDGVEQVTGYPPQDFLGDPPQRTVTMLIVPEDRGHAVDVFQRSVASGEPYLLEYRLRHADGGLRWLWERGAVVLDGEGRVRWVDGVILDITERRRIEEDLRDAKEKAEHAAAARASFVANMSHEIRTPMNSILGYTDVLLDTPLLPEQRRHLDTVRQAGRALLRLLNEILDTAKLDKGAVELELDDYNLVALLDELSSTFGGNARNKGLAMELRYDPLLPVNVYGDELRLRQVISNLLDNAIKFTTSGSVTLSAQVEGEQLHIVVQDTGIGIPPDRLEAIFDPFVQADNSTTRRFGGTGLGTTISRQLVTLMQGKIWADSQAGFGTAFHVLLPLEAARNTPHSYRQDQQQPFDLPPLRILVADDVPQNLELLCLLLRKHGHSVDTAADGALAVRMAGAVRYDAILMDLQMPHMDGLEATQAIRAALRDGAPRVPVVAMTASVLAAHRKASRAAGMDGFATKPVDWHALSHEIARVLGLRPALPDDQPPAQPPSSGQRVLHRSAGLARWSGSDSAYRQALARFDHDYCAAAPRLAELIATRQYLAAQTQAHKMRGVAANLGLEQLSVTLAQLERLCAEADHHNAAAMSEALSHLVDRLSAALAALRLLTAQQAAAPAASAGTAQQDCRGARDAAATLLAALGHGQLDDAALAALETALGAHAAILAPLRAALDDFDFPLAQTRLQTLLNTYDTEPT